The following proteins come from a genomic window of Pseudomonas syringae:
- the sfnG gene encoding dimethylsulfone monooxygenase SfnG has translation MSQPSIKFAYWVPNVSGGLVVSKIEQRTSWTIDYNRKLAQIAERSGFEYALTQIRFTAGYGAEYQHESVAFSHALLAATEKLKVIAAILPGPWTPSVAAKQLATIDQLTAGRVAVNIVSGWFKGEFQAIGEPWLEHDERYRRSEEFIRALKGIWTTDNFTFKGDFYRFHDYTLKPKPIQRPHPEIFQGGSSRAARDMAARVSDWYFTNGNTVEGIKAQVDDIRAKAAANGHSVKIGVNAFIIARDTEEEARAVLAEIIDKADPEAVNAFGDAAKQAGKASPEGEGNWAKSTFQDLVQYNDGFKTNLIGTPRQIAERIIELKSVGVDLVLSAFLHFQEDVAYFGERVLPLVRELEVAAQRKPAAAIA, from the coding sequence ATGAGTCAGCCGTCCATCAAATTTGCGTACTGGGTGCCGAACGTCAGCGGTGGACTGGTCGTCAGCAAAATCGAGCAGCGCACCAGCTGGACGATCGATTACAACCGCAAGCTGGCGCAGATCGCCGAGCGGTCCGGATTCGAATACGCCTTGACCCAGATCCGCTTCACGGCCGGATACGGTGCCGAGTATCAGCATGAATCGGTAGCGTTCAGTCATGCCTTGCTGGCCGCGACCGAAAAACTCAAGGTCATTGCCGCGATTCTGCCGGGGCCATGGACGCCGTCGGTGGCGGCCAAGCAACTGGCAACCATTGACCAGCTCACCGCGGGTCGAGTGGCGGTCAACATCGTCAGCGGCTGGTTCAAGGGCGAGTTTCAGGCGATTGGTGAGCCGTGGCTGGAGCACGACGAGCGCTATCGCCGCTCGGAAGAGTTTATTCGTGCCTTGAAGGGTATCTGGACCACCGACAACTTCACGTTCAAGGGCGACTTTTATCGTTTCCACGATTACACCCTCAAACCCAAGCCCATTCAGCGTCCGCATCCGGAGATCTTTCAAGGCGGCAGCTCAAGGGCCGCGCGCGATATGGCCGCGCGTGTTTCGGACTGGTATTTCACCAACGGTAATACCGTCGAAGGCATCAAGGCGCAAGTCGATGACATTCGCGCCAAGGCCGCTGCCAATGGTCATTCAGTGAAGATAGGCGTCAACGCATTTATCATTGCCCGGGATACCGAGGAAGAAGCGCGTGCCGTGCTCGCCGAGATTATCGACAAGGCCGACCCGGAGGCAGTCAACGCATTCGGTGATGCGGCGAAACAGGCGGGCAAAGCCAGCCCGGAAGGCGAGGGCAACTGGGCCAAATCCACTTTTCAGGACCTCGTGCAATACAACGACGGCTTCAAGACCAACCTGATCGGCACGCCGCGCCAGATTGCCGAGCGCATCATTGAGCTGAAATCCGTCGGCGTCGATCTGGTGCTGTCCGCGTTCCTGCATTTCCAAGAGGATGTGGCTTATTTCGGTGAGCGTGTGTTGCCGCTGGTTCGTGAGCTGGAAGTTGCGGCCCAACGCAAACCCGCTGCTGCTATTGCCTGA
- a CDS encoding sensor domain-containing diguanylate cyclase translates to MKRDLRLASWLIFVVCGCVVMLMVWQAWTARRNTLENIQTSTVNLAAALSTYTDGIFKQSELMLIGLTERVEKDGTGPDQIERLRWVIAREMGALPQIDTVSLLNANGVSIFSTNPKAVGVNSAGRDFFKHHLEDPSRATYIGPTIRSRASGEWVISVSRRINTPDSGFAGVMVVTIGINHLLNFYSGIQVGDTGVISLTTPAGHLRVRYPHLEAEIGRDLSTTPVFTTRRNESSGTAHFVSQIDGVARFYAFKRSDVYPIVTVVALGQKEAMLPWLGQTRQSIVVMLLLLGLVVGLGVRLIRHIHSRIRAEDQLLESQAALIQLNQHLELIASEDKLTGLANRRRFDQFLDVEFKRARRERSMLSLILIDADHFKRYNDHYGHLAGDECLVTLARLVEQCVRRPCDVAARYGGEEIAVVLPDTDEASARQVAENILTSIQNEQIAHPDSPYGIVTVSLGVATFTGTDRQQDQRGLIELADRVLYAAKSQGRNRVNVASETAIGTLPAWTQVKTEADQ, encoded by the coding sequence TTGAAACGCGACCTTCGGCTTGCGTCATGGCTGATCTTCGTAGTGTGCGGCTGCGTGGTGATGCTGATGGTCTGGCAGGCATGGACCGCGCGCCGTAACACGCTGGAGAACATCCAGACCAGCACAGTCAATCTGGCTGCGGCGCTGAGCACGTACACAGATGGCATCTTCAAGCAGAGCGAGCTGATGCTGATAGGCCTGACGGAGCGTGTGGAAAAGGACGGAACCGGGCCTGATCAGATCGAACGACTGAGGTGGGTGATTGCCCGCGAAATGGGCGCATTGCCGCAGATCGATACGGTCTCGCTGTTGAATGCGAACGGAGTTTCCATCTTTTCGACCAACCCGAAGGCCGTGGGTGTGAACAGTGCCGGGCGTGACTTCTTCAAACATCACCTCGAGGACCCCAGCCGGGCGACCTATATAGGTCCGACGATTCGCAGTCGTGCGTCCGGGGAATGGGTGATATCGGTCAGTCGGCGTATCAACACCCCCGATTCTGGTTTTGCCGGGGTCATGGTCGTGACCATCGGGATCAATCACCTGTTGAATTTCTACTCGGGCATTCAGGTCGGAGACACCGGTGTGATCAGTCTGACCACACCGGCCGGGCATCTGCGCGTGAGGTATCCCCATCTGGAAGCAGAAATCGGCCGTGATCTTTCCACCACACCGGTATTCACTACCCGGCGTAACGAGTCGTCCGGGACGGCTCACTTCGTCTCTCAAATCGACGGCGTGGCGCGTTTTTATGCATTCAAGCGCAGTGATGTTTACCCGATTGTGACCGTCGTGGCACTCGGCCAGAAGGAGGCCATGCTTCCCTGGCTGGGGCAGACCCGGCAGTCGATCGTGGTCATGCTGTTGCTGTTGGGCCTGGTGGTCGGGCTCGGTGTCCGGCTGATCAGGCACATCCACAGCCGCATACGCGCCGAAGACCAGCTGCTGGAGTCGCAGGCCGCGCTGATCCAGCTCAACCAGCACCTGGAATTGATCGCTTCTGAAGACAAGCTTACAGGTCTGGCCAATCGCAGACGCTTCGACCAGTTTCTCGATGTGGAATTCAAGCGTGCGCGGCGCGAGCGCAGCATGCTGTCACTGATTCTGATCGATGCCGATCATTTCAAGCGCTACAACGACCATTACGGTCATCTGGCGGGTGACGAATGCCTGGTGACCCTGGCCCGGCTGGTCGAACAGTGCGTTCGCCGGCCCTGTGATGTCGCCGCTCGTTACGGCGGCGAGGAGATCGCAGTGGTGCTGCCCGACACCGATGAGGCCAGTGCGCGTCAGGTTGCCGAGAACATCTTGACGTCTATCCAGAACGAGCAGATAGCGCATCCCGATAGCCCATACGGGATCGTCACGGTGAGCCTCGGCGTGGCGACGTTCACTGGCACCGATCGACAGCAGGATCAGCGCGGCCTGATCGAACTGGCCGATCGGGTGCTTTATGCCGCCAAGTCCCAAGGCCGTAACCGGGTCAACGTTGCATCAGAGACCGCCATCGGCACACTGCCAGCCTGGACCCAGGTCAAGACCGAGGCCGATCAGTAA
- a CDS encoding efflux RND transporter permease subunit, protein MSLFFIKRPNFAWVLALFILLAGLMALPALPVAQYPDVAPPQITITATYPGASAKVLVDSVTSVIEDELNGAKGMLYYESTSNSTGSAEINVTFVPGTNPDMAQVEVQNRIKKAEARLPQTVLSQGLQVEQASSGFLMIFTLNYTGDSANKDTVALADYAARNVNNEISRVNGVGRLQFFAAEAAMRVWIDPQKLVGFGLSIDDVNAAIRAQNVQVPAGSFGSSPGTSLQELTATLAVKGTLDNPEEFGRIVLRANEDGSAVHLSDVARVAIGSQDYSFESRLDGKRAVAGAVQLSPGANAIETVKAVKQRLTELSVNFPEGVEFSVPYDTSRFVDVAIDKVIYTLIEAMVLVFLVMFLFLQNIRYTLIPTIVVPVCLAGTLAIMYLLGFSVNMMTMFGMVLAIGILVDDAIVVVENVERIMAEEGLSPTAATIKAMQQVSGAIFGITLVLAAVFLPLAFMGGSVGVIYQQFSLSLAVSILFSGFLALTFTPALCATLLKPIPAGQHEKRGFFGGFNRLFGKFTDRYERVSSSMIKRAGRYMLLYVGIVGLLGFFYLRLPESFVPVEDQGYLIIDVQLPPGATRARTDATAQLLENYMLSREATDSVTMLLGFSFSGMGENAGLAFPTLKDWSVRNDGQSAGEEAAAFNQHFAGLGDGTVMAVTPPPIEGLGTSGGFALRLQDRAGLGREALLAARNELLGKANGNPKILYAMMEGLAEAPQLRLNIDREKARALGVSFESISNALSTAFGSSVISDFANAGRQQRVVVQAEQSARMTPESVLKLYVPNSSGTLVPLGAFVSTHWEEGPVQIARYNGYPTFRIAGDAPPGVSTGEAMAEIERIVAGLPAGIGYEWTGLSYQEKVASGQATGLFALALVVVFLLLVALYESWAIPLVVMLIVPVGALGSVLAVTAVGMPNDVYFKVGLITIIGLAAKNAILIVEFAKELWDQGHSLRDAALQAARLRFRPIVMTSLAFILGVVPLTLATGAGAASQRAIGTGVIGGMLSATLLGVVLVPIFFVWVLSVLRRKPHGQQVDEAAQVPDKA, encoded by the coding sequence ATGTCTCTGTTCTTTATCAAGCGGCCCAACTTTGCCTGGGTGCTGGCCCTGTTCATCCTGCTGGCCGGCCTGATGGCCCTGCCCGCCTTGCCAGTGGCGCAGTACCCGGACGTGGCGCCCCCGCAGATCACCATCACCGCCACCTACCCCGGCGCATCGGCTAAAGTGCTGGTGGATTCGGTGACCAGTGTGATCGAAGACGAGCTCAACGGCGCCAAGGGCATGCTGTATTACGAGTCGACCAGCAACTCGACTGGCAGCGCCGAAATCAATGTCACGTTCGTGCCCGGCACCAACCCGGACATGGCACAGGTCGAAGTACAGAACCGTATCAAGAAAGCCGAAGCGCGGCTGCCGCAGACGGTGCTTAGCCAGGGCTTGCAGGTCGAACAGGCCAGCTCCGGCTTCCTGATGATCTTTACCCTGAACTACACGGGCGATTCGGCCAACAAAGACACGGTCGCTCTGGCGGACTACGCGGCACGTAACGTCAACAATGAAATCAGCCGGGTCAACGGCGTCGGCAGGTTGCAGTTCTTTGCTGCCGAAGCCGCGATGCGGGTCTGGATCGATCCGCAGAAACTGGTCGGCTTCGGACTGTCCATCGATGATGTGAACGCAGCGATTCGCGCACAGAACGTGCAGGTGCCTGCCGGCAGTTTTGGCAGCAGTCCGGGCACATCGTTACAAGAGTTGACCGCAACCCTGGCGGTCAAGGGCACGCTAGACAACCCGGAAGAGTTCGGGCGCATCGTGTTGCGGGCCAATGAAGACGGCTCTGCGGTGCATCTTTCAGACGTGGCACGAGTCGCGATCGGCAGCCAGGATTACAGTTTCGAATCACGCCTGGACGGCAAGCGTGCCGTCGCCGGTGCCGTTCAGCTATCGCCGGGTGCCAATGCGATTGAAACCGTCAAGGCGGTCAAGCAGCGGCTGACCGAGTTGTCAGTCAACTTCCCTGAGGGCGTCGAATTTTCGGTGCCGTATGACACCTCGCGTTTCGTCGACGTGGCCATCGACAAGGTCATCTACACCCTGATCGAAGCCATGGTGCTGGTATTCCTGGTGATGTTCCTGTTCCTGCAGAACATCCGCTACACGCTGATCCCGACCATCGTGGTGCCGGTGTGTCTGGCCGGCACGCTGGCGATCATGTACCTGCTGGGCTTCTCGGTGAACATGATGACCATGTTCGGCATGGTGCTGGCCATCGGCATTCTGGTCGACGACGCGATTGTGGTGGTCGAGAACGTCGAGCGGATCATGGCCGAAGAAGGGCTCTCCCCGACCGCCGCAACCATCAAGGCGATGCAGCAGGTGTCCGGAGCGATTTTCGGCATCACTCTGGTGCTGGCTGCGGTGTTTCTGCCGCTGGCGTTCATGGGCGGTTCAGTCGGGGTTATCTATCAGCAGTTCTCGCTGTCGCTGGCGGTGTCGATTCTGTTCTCGGGCTTCCTGGCCCTGACCTTCACCCCGGCGCTGTGTGCCACGTTGCTCAAACCGATCCCGGCCGGGCAACACGAAAAGCGCGGTTTCTTCGGTGGTTTCAACCGTTTGTTCGGCAAATTCACCGACCGTTACGAGCGCGTCAGTTCAAGCATGATCAAGCGCGCCGGTCGCTACATGTTGCTGTACGTCGGCATCGTCGGCCTGCTGGGCTTTTTCTATCTGCGTTTGCCGGAGTCATTCGTGCCGGTCGAAGATCAGGGCTATCTGATCATCGACGTGCAACTGCCCCCCGGCGCGACCCGGGCGCGCACCGATGCTACGGCGCAGTTACTGGAAAACTACATGTTGTCCCGCGAAGCCACAGACTCCGTGACCATGCTGCTGGGGTTCAGTTTCTCCGGCATGGGCGAAAACGCGGGTCTGGCGTTTCCGACTCTGAAAGACTGGTCAGTGCGTAACGATGGACAATCCGCCGGAGAAGAAGCGGCAGCGTTCAATCAGCACTTTGCCGGCCTCGGCGACGGTACGGTCATGGCGGTCACGCCACCGCCCATTGAAGGGCTGGGCACCTCCGGCGGTTTCGCGCTGCGCCTGCAGGACCGCGCGGGTCTGGGTCGCGAGGCGTTGCTGGCGGCGCGCAATGAGCTGCTGGGCAAAGCCAACGGCAACCCGAAAATTCTTTACGCAATGATGGAAGGCCTGGCCGAAGCGCCGCAGTTACGCCTGAATATCGACCGCGAAAAGGCGCGGGCGCTGGGGGTCAGTTTCGAGTCGATCAGCAACGCCCTCTCCACCGCATTCGGCTCCTCGGTGATCAGCGATTTCGCCAACGCCGGGCGCCAGCAGCGAGTCGTGGTGCAGGCCGAACAAAGCGCGCGGATGACCCCGGAAAGCGTCCTCAAGCTGTATGTGCCCAACAGCAGCGGCACGTTGGTGCCACTGGGCGCATTCGTTTCGACGCACTGGGAAGAAGGCCCGGTCCAGATTGCCCGCTACAACGGCTACCCGACATTCCGCATCGCAGGCGACGCACCGCCCGGTGTCAGTACCGGCGAGGCCATGGCCGAAATCGAACGTATCGTCGCCGGTCTGCCTGCAGGCATCGGCTATGAATGGACTGGCCTGTCCTATCAGGAAAAAGTCGCCAGCGGTCAGGCCACCGGCCTGTTCGCGCTCGCGCTGGTGGTGGTGTTCCTGTTGCTGGTCGCGCTGTATGAAAGCTGGGCGATTCCGCTGGTGGTCATGCTGATCGTTCCGGTGGGCGCGCTGGGGTCGGTGCTGGCGGTTACCGCCGTAGGCATGCCCAACGATGTGTATTTTAAAGTCGGGTTGATTACCATCATCGGGCTGGCGGCGAAAAACGCGATTCTCATCGTCGAGTTCGCCAAGGAGCTGTGGGATCAAGGTCATTCATTGCGTGATGCCGCGCTGCAGGCTGCACGGCTGCGCTTTCGGCCGATTGTCATGACTTCGCTGGCCTTCATTCTCGGCGTGGTGCCGCTGACGCTGGCCACCGGTGCAGGTGCCGCGAGCCAGCGTGCCATCGGCACGGGTGTGATCGGCGGGATGCTCAGCGCGACACTGCTGGGGGTGGTTCTGGTGCCGATCTTCTTCGTCTGGGTGCTGTCGGTACTGCGCCGCAAACCGCACGGCCAACAGGTTGATGAAGCAGCACAAGTGCCGGACAAGGCATAA